The sequence TGATCACCTGCTTCGTTACCATCACTATCCACATAGCAGATCCCGGGCCAGGCCGCAACCCCGGCCGAGGGCCGTGCATCCGATTTCCCAAAACTCTTCCCTTGAAACCCGCAAGCCATGCTTGGCAGACTCGCCCATGGGGAACGAATTCTACGGCCACTTCGATACCGAGCGCCTTTCAGGCAGATCCGATGCCGGGGATTTCCGAACGGCCTTCCAGATCGACCGCGACCGCGTCCTCCACACCCCGACCTTCCGGCGCCTGCAGAACAAGACCCAGGTCTTCTGGTCGGGCGAATACGATTTCTACCGCACCCGCCTGACCCACTCGCTGGAGGTCGCTCAGATCGGGAAGTCCATCTGCGCGTGGCTTCTCAAGATGGATGGTTCGCTGCTCTCGGAGAGCTTCCACATCGATACGGATCTCATCGAGGCCATCTGCCTCTCCCATGACCTGGGGCACCCGCCCTTCGGGCACGCCGGGGAAAGGACGCTGAACCACCTGATGGCCGGCCACGGAGGCTTCGAGGGCAATGCGCAGACGCTGCGCCTGCTCACTGAGCGGATTTTTTCCGCAAGGCATACGGGAATGGATCCGTCCCGCGCATTCCTTGACGGGATCCTGAAATACAAGACGCTTTGGACGGAACTCGCCTCCGCAGGCAGCCCTCCGGAAAACCATTTCATCTACGACTCGCAGGACTCGTTCCTCGGATGGGCATTGGGTGGAAATGGTTTCCCGTCCGAGCTTTCACCCGGAAAACCGCGCGACGCGTTCAAATCCATCGAATGCCAGATCATGGACTGGGCGGACGACACAGCCTACTCGCTCAACGACCTCTCCGACAGCATTCGCGCCGGCTTCCTGCATATTGAACGGATCGAGGCATGGGCAGGGCGCAACCAAGTTGACAATGGCCCGGATACGCCGCTCGGAGAACTGATCCAGGCGATCAGGAAACAGCGGGTCGACCCTTTCATCGGGAAACGGATCGGCGGCTATATCCGCTCGACGCGGCTGGAGCGGGACGAGAATTTCCTTTCCGGCGCCAGCAACCGCTATGGCTACCGACTGGTCATCGATGCCTCCGTGAAAGCCGAATCCGCCCTCTTCAAGAGACTCGCCTATGATGTGGTTTTCCTATCCCCGCAGCTCAAGCAGCTGGAGCACAAGGGTTCCCGGATGCTGCGGCAGCTGTGGGAGCTCCTGGAGGCGCGCTACGTCCGTGGCGAGAGCATAGACGGCCAGGATTTCCAGCTCCTGCCCGAAGAGACCGTCTCCGAGATCGAGGCCGCAGGGGATGGGACGGCGCGGGCGCGGCTGGTGTGCGATTATCTCGCGGGGATGACCGATGGATATGCGGCAAGAACCTACAAGCGCTTGTTCTCGCCGGACTTCGGTTCCATCAACGATCTCTGAGAAGAGTAGCCTTACTAGGATTCGAACCTAGAATAACGGAATCAAAATCCGGGGTGTTACCATTACACTATAAGGCTTTTGAGGGCTAACCCGCACCTACCCGAGGCTGATGCCCGGGGCGCGGGAAGATACGCGAAGCATCGGGAGCTTGGCAACCCGGAAATCAGCCCTTCCGAAAAAATAATCCCGGGATCGCACGAAGCGGCGTTCCCTTTTTTGGCGGTGTTTTCAAGGGCGGCTCCAAAAAGCCTTCGGCCGTGATCGTCCTTGGAAAGGATTGGCTTTCCCGCCCGTCCAGCTGCGCCGTGTCAGACCTCCATCCCAATCCCCGTTTTGGGTAAGATGGCTGGGCTCAAGGCGATGATCCGCTCCGCCGGGTGGATTCAGATCCTTTCCACTGAAACAGAGACCTCCATCGTGCATTCGGCGGAGCCTTTGTAGCGGCCTAGGATGGGGGCGACATCGCCGTAGTCCCTGCCGACGGCGATCTTGATGTAGCGGTGGTCCGCGAGGACTGCGTTGGTGGGGTCGAAGCCGATCCAGCCGGTCTCCGGGAGATAGACCTCGCACCATGCATGGGATGCCTGGGCGCCGACGAGTTCGTTTTTTCCTCCGGTGAAGATGTAGCCGGATGCGTAGCGCGCGGGGATGCCGACGCTGCGGCACATGCCCAGCATGATGTGGGCGAAGTCCTGGCAGACGCCCTTGCGGAGCGCGAAGGCGGTCTCGAGGTGGGTTTCGGCATCGGTGATGCCGGGCTCGTAGCAGAACTCGGAATTAATCCAGCGCATGATGGCGGCGGCTTTTCCGAAAACGGCATCCTCGGTGGCGGTGACATCGACGGCGGCTTTCCAGATCTCCGGGTTGAGGGAAACCCAGCGGCTTTCATGCAGGTAGGAGTGGCAGCGCTCGACGATTCCCGGGGATCTGAAGAAACCCATGCCTCCGGAGTAGCCGTCGTTGGGGATATGGAGGGGCAGGTTGATGACGCGGATCTGGCTTTCAACCACCATGCGCCGGTGCTGGGTGCCGATCTCGAAGGCGTGGGTGATGTTCCCGAAGAGGTCTGTGGAGCGGTTCAGGCGTGTGGGTGGCATGACCTTGACCACAGAGCCGAGGGTTTTCTGGAAAAGGAAATCCCTCGGCTCAAGGTGGAGGGTGTTCGCGTTGCCGGTGATCCAGTTGCTGTAGTGGAATTCCGTCCTGTGCCTGACCGAAAATTTCGCGCCCCCGGATTCCCTGTCGGTGGGTCGGCTCACGGTCTCTGCTGCTGTTGCAGGGGTTGCTTGGTTTCTTTGGCACCGGTGGTTTCCTCCCAGGCTTCCGGCACGGGAAGCTCCTCGGGGACGAGGACATACGTCTTGAAAACCTCCTCGGCGATCTTGTTGAGGGTTGACTGGACCCCATCGAGGTATTGGTGGAGGCCCATTTCGAGGACGTCCGCCGGATCGCCGAAGCTGAGGCCGGCAAGCATCTTGCCGGTTTCGCGCTCGGCCTCGGTGGAGAAGGAGCCGTGGCTTGCGCCGGAGATGCGGTGGAGGGTGGCGTTGATCTTGTTGATGCAGTATCGGAGGGAGCGGGGGAAGTCCGGGGAATAGAGCAGGTATTCCATCACGGTGCGTCCGTTGATTTCCAGGCCGGTGGCGCGGAATGCTCCCATCGCGCCACAGGAGCTGAGGATGGCGGACCAGTGGAGCACGCCCACGCCGCTCTGATCCATGCCCTCCGCGCCTTTCGGGAAATAGGTGGAGATGTCGAGGAAGCGTGTGGTCTTGTCGGCCCGTTCGAGGTAGCGTCCGAGGGTCATGAAATCCCAGACGGCATCGCGGGCGGTGGTGGAGACGGAGATGCCCAGCACGGTCATCGAGGAGCGGCGGACCTCCTCGTAGAAGCGGGGCGGGTTTTCCCTGAGCAGCTGGAGCGCCTCGTCGGAACGGGTGAAGAGGTAGATGGCGTTGAGCTCCTCCCACAGCTCGTCGGAAATCTGGTCTCGGATGGTGCGGGCGTTCTCGCGGGCGAAGCCTATGCAGGAGAAGATGCTGTTCGGGTTGCGTGTGTCCTCGGTGAGGAAGCTGATGACGTTGTCGCTGCTTGCCTCGTCATAAAGCTCGCTGAAGGCGGATTCGTCGCCGGTGCTCAGGATGATGGGCTGCCAGAAGCCGCTCAGGCGCTCGCTGTCGAGGCTCTCGAAGTCGAGGAGGAGCTGTTCGTTGACATCGATGAGCCGTGCGAGGTTATCGGCGCGTTCGACATATCTCATCATCCAGTAAAGGGTGTTGGCTACGCGGGAAAGCATGGGGTCGTGTGTTTTGGATTTATTTGAGCACCCAGGTGTCCTTGGAGCCGCCTCCCTGGGAGGAGTTGACAACGAGTGAGCCTTTCTTGAGGGCGACGCGGGTAAGGCCGCCGGGGACGATTTTCACGGTCTCGCCGTTGATGATGTAGGGGCGTAGGTCGATGTGGCGGCCCTCCATGGCGCCATCGCACCAGGTGGGAGACTGGGAGAGGGAGATGACGGGCTGGGCGATGTAGTTGCGCGGATCGGCCTTGATGAGTCCGCGGAATGTCTCGATCTCCTCCTTGGAGGCGGTCGGCCCCATGAGCATGCCGTAGCCGCCGGATTCGTTGGCGGCTTTCACCACCAGCTCGGGAAGGTTTTTCATGACGTAATCCATGTCCTTTTCCTCGGAGGGCAGGAAGGTGGGGACGTTCGGCAGGATGGGTTTCTCGCCGAGGTAGTATTCGATCATCTTGGGGACGAAATAGTAGATCACCTTGTCATCGGCGATGCCGGTTCCGACGGCGTTGGCGAGGGCGACGTTGCCGGCCATGTAGGCGTTCATAAGGCCGGGGACGCCGAGCACGGAGTCCTTGCGGAAGACGACGGGATCGATGAAGTCGTCGTCGATGCGGCGGTAGATGACATCGACGCGGACGAGGCCTTTCGTCGTGCGCATGTAGACGAACTTGTCCTTCACCACGAGGTCGCGGCCCTCGACGATCTCGATGCCCATTTTCCTGGCGAGGTAGCAGTGCTCGAAATAGGCGCTGTTGAAGCAGCCGGGGGTGAGCAGCACGCAGACCGGATCGCCCTCGCGGCGGGGCGAGATGTGGTGGAGCATGTTGAGCAGGTCGCGCGGGTAGGAATCGACCGGGCGGACGCCGAGGGAGTCGAAAAGTGCGGGGAAGGCACGCTTGAGTGCGTTGCGGTTTTCCAGGAGGTAGGAGGCTCCGGAGGGGCAGCGGGCGTTGTCCTCGAGGACATAGTAGGTGCCGTCCGCGCCGCGGATGAGATCGCTGCCGCAGATCTGGATGTAGATGTCCTTCGGCACATCGACGCCGCGGAATTCCTTGCGGAAGCTTTTCGCCTCCTCGATGTAGAAGCGCGGGATGACCCCGTCCTTGAGGATTTCCTGGTCGTGGTAGATGTCGTTGAGGAAAAGGTTGAGCGCGGCGATTCGCTGGGTGAGGCCGGCCTCGATGAGCTCCCACTCGTCGGCGGGGATGACGCGCGGGACGGGATCAAAGGGGAAGATGCGCTCGGATCCCTGGTTGTCGTGATAGACGTTGAAGGTGATGCCCTGGCGCATGAAATACAGCTCGCTGGTCGCTTTCCGGGAGAGGAAATCGTCGGTCTCAATCTGCTGGAATTTGCCGAACAGGGGCTCGCAGTGCGGCCTGACGCTGCCGTCAGGGGCGAACATTTCGTCGTAGAACTTATCGGAGGCGTAGCCTTTGAACATGATTGGAAGGGTTTTGGGGTCTGGCGAAAGGATTAGCATCCGCCGCGCCAAAACCCCAATCGTATTTCAAATTTATCGACCGCCGGTGCCGAAGCTGCCGTGCCCCCCCCCGCCCCCGCCATAGGGTGCGGCGAGCCTTTCGGGCACCGCCACGGATGGGAAAACCCGTTTCTGGAATCTCCTTTTTTCGGATCTTCCCATGAGCCACCCGAGCCCCATGCCGCATAGCGCCAGCAGTGAGAGCGCACCGATGGTGATGAGCGCCAGCTTGAGCGAGCGGCTGCCATCGACGGGTGCTTCCTTGCGCGCGAAATATCCCTGGAGGTTCTCACCTATCCCGGAGACGAGCTTCTCCACATAGAGCTCGGGGTCCTTTTCCGGCTCGGCATCCTGGAGCACCTGCGAGATGTTCGCGACCAGTTCGTAGGCGGGGACTCCCGCCTTGTTTTCGACCAGTCCTTCACTGGCATCCAGACCGCGCCCGAAGCCGAGCCTGCGGGTATCGGACTCGAAGACGATGACCAGCCCGCCGCCGTCGGGCAGCCATTCCTGCTGGAGCTGCGAAGCGAGGTCGTTGGGCGATGTGGAGATCAGGACGCGCTCCAGGATCACGAAGAGGCGGTAGCCATGGCGCGCTTCCAGATCGCGGATGATCTCGATGATGCGCTGGCGGGCTGCGGGATCTTTCCCAAGCACCCCGCCATTGTCGGACAATCCGGAGGATGGCCGGGGAGGGATGTCTGCATCGGAAAGCATTTGCGCCGCAAGCGCACCGGCAAACACCGCCATGAGCGCAGCTATCAGGGAAAAGATTTTCACCGGGGGCAGCATCCATTTTCCCAAGCGCCCTGACAACCATGAAAAGCGTTTGCAGCGATGGATTTGCCGCTTCCATGGAAGGCATCATCCCGCCTAACTCCCTTCATGCGCGTCCTCGCCATAGACCCCGCCGTCCGCAACACCGGATACGCCATCCTGGAGGGCGATCCGCGCAAACCGTCCGTACTCGGCTACGATGTGATCTCCATCCCGCAGTCCATCCCGCAATCCGCCGCGCTTTCCGCGATCCGCACCCACCTCGTGCACCTAATCGCCAAGCACCAGCCCGACGAGGTGGCGGTGGAGGGAATCATCTACGTACAGTCCCACCGCACGGCGATCTCGATGGGTGCGGCCCGCGCCGCCGCGTTGATCGCCGCCGCCGACCATGGCCTGCCCGTGTACGAATACGCCCCGCGGAAAATCAAGATGGCCGTCGTCGGGAAAGGCACGGCGGACAAATCGCAGGTCGCGTTCATGGTCAGAGCCCTGTTAGGGCTTTCGGAAACCCCTCCACCGGATGCCGCGGATGCACTCGCCATAGCCCTCGCCCACCTTCAGGCATCCGATCCGATCCGCGCGAAGCTGCTCGACCGCAGGCTGGTCTGACCTTTGCCACTCGCCTCCACAGAAAGAATTCCTCTGCCATTCCAAGACCCAACGGTCACTTTCAAAAATCTCGCCGGGAAGACGGAACAAACCGTCTGGCACATGCCATGTTTCCTGAATGCTTCGTCGGCGAATCGCTATCGTTTCACCGCAGGTAGTCCTTTCCCGCGAAGCTCGCCTTGACGCCCTCTTGCCAGGCCTTGAGCTCCTTGAGCATTTTCCCCACTTCCTGCGGATGCCCGCCCGCGATGTCCTTTTCCTGGCCGGGGTCATCCACTATGTCGTAGAGCGTCACGGATTCCTCCCTGCGCCGCTTGCTGGGTGCGTCGAGCCGCAGGATGTGGCGACCGTCGATCCATGCCGAATTCAGGATCTCACATGAGGGGGGCTCGCTCTTGCCAGCGTAGCGGCCAGAGGCGAAGCCCAGCGGTTTGGGGCGGCTCTCCATCCTGCCATCGAACAGCGGGACGATGCTCACACCGTCGATCACCGGCTGGTGCCCCATGCTGACGCCGGCGACGTCCAGCACGGTGGGATACATGTCGATATGGCAGACCGGCACATCCGAGCGCATGGGCCTGGGGATTTTCCGTGGCCAATCAATCAGTCCGATGGTGCGCGCGCCGATGCGTCCCTTTTTCTCAATGCCGGAAGTGTCTGAGATCCCGCCATTGTCGCTGACGAACCAGAGCAGGGTATTCTCGGCGATGCCGAGCCGCTTCAGTTCTCCGCGCAGCTTGCCGACGGCGGCGTCGAGCCCCGAGATCTCGCCCCACAGGTTCTGTTCCGCTTCGGGGAGATCGGGATAGAGCTTCTTGAATTCCTCAGCGGCTTGGTGAGGGGCGTGCGGCGAACCGAAGCAGATTTGGGCGAAGAAGGGCTGGCCGCGTTCCGCGCGTTTCCCGATGAAATCGAGCGCGATCTCAATGATGGCCACCGACGTGTCGCCGGTGGTCTTGATCGGTGCCTCATCCTGCTTGTCGCTGTCGCCCACGAAGAATGCAGCACCAAGGTCGAAGTAGTTTTTGCTCCATACGGCCTCATCGAATCCGACCTTCAGAGGGTGGGTGCCGTCACGGCCCAGACCCCATTTGCCGAAGTGGCCGGTCTCGTAGCCGGCGGTCTGGAGCGCGGCTGCCACCGTGACCTCCCCCTCCTGCATCGCGCCCACTGTCGTGACCATGCGTGCGCGCAGCGGGGTGCGTCCTGTCAGGATCGCCATGCGCCCCGGAGAGCAGGTTCCGGCGGCCGAATAGAAGTAATCGAACCGCAATCCCTCCGCCGCCATGCGGTCGAGGTGAGGGGTTTTGACGATGGGGTTGCCGCTGTAGCCCGTGTCCATGAAGCCCATGTCGTCGGCGACCACGAAAATGATGTTCGGCTTGGAATGAGGGCTATCAGCTTTGGCGGAGCCGATGAAAGCCGGAATGGCACCGAGGAGGAGGCAGGCCAGCAAAAAGAATGAACGGGTCATTTTCCGATGGGTGGGGTTTGGCGGTCATACCCGCAGGTGGTGAATGGCCCGACGGGCATGGCGTCGGTGTTGTAGAGCAGGTGTCCGAGGGGCTGGCCCGTGTAGGCGTAACGCACGGCGATCGGCTTCTCCACGCCCCCGGCCGAGACGATGAGTTCGGAGCCGTCGATCCTGCCATCGGCCCAGTGCCATGCGCCGTCGGCGTCCTGGATCGACAGCCACTGGAGCTTTGCGTCCGGGGTGGGAACAGCTGGCAGGAAGCCGTCCGGCAAACCTTCCGCCTTCTTCGCGACCATCAGGCCCACCTCCGCATCATCGGTGAACGAAACGCGGATCGTTTTCCCCTCGATCTCATGGCTTTTGTAAAGCGGGCAGGCGGTGATTTTCTTCATGCCATAGACCTTGTTGAGGACGGATCGGGCCAGCCGGTCGCCGGTGTCGTATTTGTTCGGCGGGTGTTCGCCCTTGGTACCGACGTCGAGGGTGACCGCCATGCCGGTGTGGGGCAGTGCGAGGGTTTCCACATAGGCCTGACGGATCTCGGCCCGGCCGTCACCGCCTGCGGGGTTTTCGGTGGTCGATTCGCCGAGACCCGGCAACTGGACGTAGTGGACCGGGAAGTCGCCCTGTCCCCAGGCCTTGCGCCATCCGAGGATGAGGGATTTGAGTTTCGGGTGATAGGCGCGGCCGTCCTTCATGTTGCTCTCTCCCTGATACCAGACGGCTCCGCGGATGCCGTAACCGACCAAGGGTTCCAGCAGTTCGGTGTAATGTTTGCCAGTGGGATAAGGCGGTTCGTTGAGCCAGCTCTCGATGTTCGAGCCGCCAACCGCGCGGGTCATCAGGCCAATCGGGATCAGGGCGTCCTGCTGCAGGCGGCGAGCGAAAAAGAAGGCCACCTTGCCGAAGTTCGGGGCCGTCTCCGGCGAGCAGACAAGCCAGGCATCCTCGCCCAGCAGGCGCAGCGCGGGGTAGTCGGCCTTGTCGAGCGAGTCCGCGGGATGGTGCGCGCCCCTGCCGGTTTTCATGCGACCCGCCATGTTTGACTGGCCCGCGCAAAGCCACACGTCGCCGACGAGCAGGTTGCGGATTTGCTTGGTGGCCTGCTCGCCGTCCTTCGCGCAGACCACCGTCATCGTCTTGCCCTCCGGCGAGTCGTTGACCGACTTGAGGGGCACGGCGGTCAAAGGCTCGAGCAGGAGGCGCCACCGCCCTTCGGCATCCGCGGTGGCCGTGGCGGATTTCCCGTCGAAGCCTACGGTCACCTTCGCACCGGGAAGCGTATGCCCCCATACGGGCAGCTTGATGTTTTGCTGAAGCACGCCGTTGTCACGGAATGGCCCGGCGACAGAGGGCTCAAGCGACGGCTCGGCTGCAGACGCGCCGATGAATGCGTAAACCCAGGCGAAGGTGGCGGCGAAGATGGGATGGGGTTTCATGGCTTTTGGTATCTTTGGGGGAAAAGTGGCTCAACGTTTCTTTTTTCCGGCGGGCTTCGGATAGATGAAGGTCCGCTCGGCCTCCTTTTCCCAGAGATCGGCCAGCTCGCGCACTTTCTCCGGGTGGGTTTTGCTGAGATCGTTGAGTTCGGAGCGGTCGTCCTCGATTGCGTAAAGTTCCCACGGCCGAGTTTCCCCTGCGCGCACCAGTTTCCACGGCCCCTTGCGGATCGCGGCCTTGCCGAAGTGCTCGAAGAGCAAAACCCGCTCCTCCGTGCGGTCGGCGGCGAAACCGCCTGCCAGGCTGCGGCCCTCCATCGGCAGGATGTCGTGATCGGCGAAGCGTGCGGGATACTCCTGACCGGAGAGCTCGATACAGGTGGCCATGAGATCGACCAGGTGACCCGGCTCGTGGCGCAGTTCGTTGCGGGCGGCGATGCCCTTGGGCCAATGGGCGATGAGCGGGGTGGCGATGCCGCCCTCGTGGTTGCTGCTCTTGTATTCGCGGAACGGGGTGTTGGAGACGCTGGCCCAGTTGCGGCCGTAGGCGATGTAGGTGTCGGCTGGGCCGGGCATTTCCCCCGGACCGGTGCGCACCGGGCGACCGTCGCGGGATCTCTGGGGGACCATCATGGTCTGGAGCTCGTCTTTCCCCATCGGGACGATGTCGTCCGGCAGCGGGCGCTTCGGGGTCTTGCGACCGTTGGCCTCGGCGCAACCCCCGTTATCCTGAAGATACAGGATCAGCGTGTTGTCGAGCTGGCCGGTGGCTTGAAGGGATTCGACGATGCGGCCGATGCCCTGATCCATCGAGTCGACCATGGCCGCATAAACCTCCATGCAGCGCAGCTCCCACGCCCGTTCGGACTCATCCACCGCTTTCCACGAAGCGTCCGCGGGGCTCAGCTTCCAGTCGCCGATGACTCCGAGCGCCTTCATCTTTTCGTAACGTGCCTCGCGGATCGCCTCGTATCCGGCGTCATAGCGGCCCTTGTATTTGGCGATGTCCTTTTCGAGGGCATGCATCGGCCAGTGTGCGGCGGTGTAGGAGACATACATGAAGAAGGGTTTTCCCGCATGATCCTTGGAATGCTCGCGGACGTAACGGGAAGCGTGGTCGCTGATCGCATCGGTGTAGTAGTATTCCTTCGGCTGGTATTCCTCGTCGTTTTCGGGAGTGATCGCGTCGTTGCCGCGTGTGAGCGTCCAGGGATCGAAGAAACTACCGGCACCGATGATGGTGCCGTAGAAGCGGTCGAAGCCGCGCTGCAAAGGCCAGTTGCTCTTGTCGCCCTCAGGCTTGAGCTGCTTGGTCACGTGCCATTTGCCCGCCATGTAACTGCGGTAGCCGGCGGGCTTGAGCGCCTCGGCGATGGTGACCGCGTTGCGCGACAGGTCGCCCCGGTATCCGCGCTGGCCTCCGTCGTTGGTCATCTCGCCGATGCCCGCCTGGTGGGCGTATAGCCCGGTCAGGAGAGAGGCGCGGGTCGGGCAACAGCGGCCGGTGTTGTAGAAGCGGGTGAAGCGCAGGCCGTTCGCCGCTAGGCGGTCGAGCGTTGGAGTCTCGATTTCACCGCCGTAGCAGCCTATGTCCGAGTATCCCATGTCATCGGACATGATGAGGATGATGTTCGGCTTGCCGGGTCCGTCTTCGGCGGTGGCCGTGAGAGCCCCGATGAAGAAACAGATGGATGTGATATGGAAAAGGCGTGTCATGGGATTCATTGAGGGTGGTTTTGAAAAGTCCTATCGACCGGTCACGGTAATGTCCATGACCGAGCCTAATTTTTGCCCGGCGGCATCAGGATGAAAAACTTAAGAGCCACGCCAAACTGCGGGGCTTGATCGCGCCAGAAGTGCAGGATGTTCTTGCCCTGCCTGAGGTTCAGCGTGACCGGCTCGCTCTCTGCCCACAACCCGATCGTGAAGGGCAGCGCGATGGTGGTGGGGGACTTGTCCTCATTGACGGAAAGCTGGAGCGACTGTCCGACATTCGAGGTGGCCACCTTGGCGGTCAGCGTATAGGTGCCGGCCTTGGGCACCTCGATCGTGTAATCCATTTCCGAATGGGTTCCCAGCAGCGGCCCTGCCGGATCGATCCCGGGGCTGTTCGCGTAGTAATCCTCCGAGTGTTCGTCGCGGACGAACTCCGCGACGTTGCCATAGATGTCGTGTAGCCCCCAGGGGTTGGGTTTTTTCCGGCCGACCGGATGGGACTTTCCTCCCGCGTTGCCATTGAACCAGGCGTATTCCCCGAGCTTCGAGGGTTCGTCGCCGAAGAACCAGCGGGTGCCGGTGCCTGCGCGGGCCGCGTATTCCCACTCGGCCTCGCTCGGCAGGCGCGCTTCCAAGCCGATCATCGCGGAGAGATGCTCACAGAACAGCAGGGCGTTGTAAGGTTTCACTCCGTCCGCCGGATAATCCGGGCCGCTGCCCATGCTTCCCTGTGCCTTGCCCATGACCGCCTCGTATTGAGCCTGGGTTACCTCGTATCTTCCGAGGTAGAAGCCCTTGGTGAGGGTCACATCATGTCTCGGGGTGTTGGCGAGAACGTCGCCTTGCTTTTCCCTGAGGTCGCCTCCCATGAGGAACCTCCCCGGTGGGATGTAAACGAACTCCATCGCCACGCCGTCCGCCAGTTCGACCGCGAATTCCTTTTCGGCCCGTTCACCGTCCGGCGTCACCGCGACCCTGAAGCCGCGCAGATCCTTGGATTTTTTCGGACGCGCGCCCCTCCAATGGCGTGTCGCGGACTCACACAGGGAAGCCTCATGGCGCAAGGATCCGCCCCTCACCAGGATCGGCTTCTGCTGGAGGAAGCGCGGCAGGAACACCTGCATCCCGCCGCCGAAGCTCTCCATGGCAATCACATCCTCGCTGTCGCCCGTGGCTTGCGCGCAGGCCGCCGCCGGAATGGTGATGGTGCCGTCTTCGCCCCGGGTGATCTGGCGGGCATCGGGAGGGATGGGCTTGCTTTCCCCGGCGTCGCTCTTGCCGTCGGCCTCGCCGAGATCCGCACCGACGGCATCGGGTGTCACCGCCCCGGATTTCTCGATGATACTCCTCTGGGTGGCCAGCGCGACGGCATTCCAGAAGGCGGGGGCGGCCTTCGGGTCGAACTCCGTGTAGCAACTTTTCTCTCCCATGGCATCGCCGATCCAATAGGCACGCTTCACCTTGAGAAATTCGTTTGCGCGGGCGCGC comes from Akkermansiaceae bacterium and encodes:
- the dgt gene encoding dNTP triphosphohydrolase, which gives rise to MGNEFYGHFDTERLSGRSDAGDFRTAFQIDRDRVLHTPTFRRLQNKTQVFWSGEYDFYRTRLTHSLEVAQIGKSICAWLLKMDGSLLSESFHIDTDLIEAICLSHDLGHPPFGHAGERTLNHLMAGHGGFEGNAQTLRLLTERIFSARHTGMDPSRAFLDGILKYKTLWTELASAGSPPENHFIYDSQDSFLGWALGGNGFPSELSPGKPRDAFKSIECQIMDWADDTAYSLNDLSDSIRAGFLHIERIEAWAGRNQVDNGPDTPLGELIQAIRKQRVDPFIGKRIGGYIRSTRLERDENFLSGASNRYGYRLVIDASVKAESALFKRLAYDVVFLSPQLKQLEHKGSRMLRQLWELLEARYVRGESIDGQDFQLLPEETVSEIEAAGDGTARARLVCDYLAGMTDGYAARTYKRLFSPDFGSINDL
- a CDS encoding transglutaminase family protein, with protein sequence MSRPTDRESGGAKFSVRHRTEFHYSNWITGNANTLHLEPRDFLFQKTLGSVVKVMPPTRLNRSTDLFGNITHAFEIGTQHRRMVVESQIRVINLPLHIPNDGYSGGMGFFRSPGIVERCHSYLHESRWVSLNPEIWKAAVDVTATEDAVFGKAAAIMRWINSEFCYEPGITDAETHLETAFALRKGVCQDFAHIMLGMCRSVGIPARYASGYIFTGGKNELVGAQASHAWCEVYLPETGWIGFDPTNAVLADHRYIKIAVGRDYGDVAPILGRYKGSAECTMEVSVSVERI
- a CDS encoding alpha-E domain-containing protein translates to MLSRVANTLYWMMRYVERADNLARLIDVNEQLLLDFESLDSERLSGFWQPIILSTGDESAFSELYDEASSDNVISFLTEDTRNPNSIFSCIGFARENARTIRDQISDELWEELNAIYLFTRSDEALQLLRENPPRFYEEVRRSSMTVLGISVSTTARDAVWDFMTLGRYLERADKTTRFLDISTYFPKGAEGMDQSGVGVLHWSAILSSCGAMGAFRATGLEINGRTVMEYLLYSPDFPRSLRYCINKINATLHRISGASHGSFSTEAERETGKMLAGLSFGDPADVLEMGLHQYLDGVQSTLNKIAEEVFKTYVLVPEELPVPEAWEETTGAKETKQPLQQQQRP
- a CDS encoding circularly permuted type 2 ATP-grasp protein, with product MFKGYASDKFYDEMFAPDGSVRPHCEPLFGKFQQIETDDFLSRKATSELYFMRQGITFNVYHDNQGSERIFPFDPVPRVIPADEWELIEAGLTQRIAALNLFLNDIYHDQEILKDGVIPRFYIEEAKSFRKEFRGVDVPKDIYIQICGSDLIRGADGTYYVLEDNARCPSGASYLLENRNALKRAFPALFDSLGVRPVDSYPRDLLNMLHHISPRREGDPVCVLLTPGCFNSAYFEHCYLARKMGIEIVEGRDLVVKDKFVYMRTTKGLVRVDVIYRRIDDDFIDPVVFRKDSVLGVPGLMNAYMAGNVALANAVGTGIADDKVIYYFVPKMIEYYLGEKPILPNVPTFLPSEEKDMDYVMKNLPELVVKAANESGGYGMLMGPTASKEEIETFRGLIKADPRNYIAQPVISLSQSPTWCDGAMEGRHIDLRPYIINGETVKIVPGGLTRVALKKGSLVVNSSQGGGSKDTWVLK
- a CDS encoding TPM domain-containing protein — translated: MKIFSLIAALMAVFAGALAAQMLSDADIPPRPSSGLSDNGGVLGKDPAARQRIIEIIRDLEARHGYRLFVILERVLISTSPNDLASQLQQEWLPDGGGLVIVFESDTRRLGFGRGLDASEGLVENKAGVPAYELVANISQVLQDAEPEKDPELYVEKLVSGIGENLQGYFARKEAPVDGSRSLKLALITIGALSLLALCGMGLGWLMGRSEKRRFQKRVFPSVAVPERLAAPYGGGGGGHGSFGTGGR
- the ruvC gene encoding crossover junction endodeoxyribonuclease RuvC, with the protein product MRVLAIDPAVRNTGYAILEGDPRKPSVLGYDVISIPQSIPQSAALSAIRTHLVHLIAKHQPDEVAVEGIIYVQSHRTAISMGAARAAALIAAADHGLPVYEYAPRKIKMAVVGKGTADKSQVAFMVRALLGLSETPPPDAADALAIALAHLQASDPIRAKLLDRRLV
- a CDS encoding sulfatase-like hydrolase/transferase; the encoded protein is MTRSFFLLACLLLGAIPAFIGSAKADSPHSKPNIIFVVADDMGFMDTGYSGNPIVKTPHLDRMAAEGLRFDYFYSAAGTCSPGRMAILTGRTPLRARMVTTVGAMQEGEVTVAAALQTAGYETGHFGKWGLGRDGTHPLKVGFDEAVWSKNYFDLGAAFFVGDSDKQDEAPIKTTGDTSVAIIEIALDFIGKRAERGQPFFAQICFGSPHAPHQAAEEFKKLYPDLPEAEQNLWGEISGLDAAVGKLRGELKRLGIAENTLLWFVSDNGGISDTSGIEKKGRIGARTIGLIDWPRKIPRPMRSDVPVCHIDMYPTVLDVAGVSMGHQPVIDGVSIVPLFDGRMESRPKPLGFASGRYAGKSEPPSCEILNSAWIDGRHILRLDAPSKRRREESVTLYDIVDDPGQEKDIAGGHPQEVGKMLKELKAWQEGVKASFAGKDYLR